From a single Populus trichocarpa isolate Nisqually-1 chromosome 17, P.trichocarpa_v4.1, whole genome shotgun sequence genomic region:
- the LOC7484605 gene encoding pentatricopeptide repeat-containing protein At4g32430, mitochondrial, giving the protein MSMSKVGESVLFVMIFRQQFSKTLPGIRAKPCIKRSFSTNKTGESSHAHNLLDKTPHRNLSFQIIKEHLLSGFINNIDEFTVANALKACRGYPPLGSQIHGFSIIHEFVNVTIVSNSLMNMYCKSGQFCKALCIFEDLTHPDIVSWNTVLSGCQTSEDAFSFACKMNSSGVVFDAVTYTTVLSFCWRHVEAYFLIGLQLHSCIVKFGFDCEVFVGNALISMYSRWGHLVEARRVFEEMKTRDLVSWNAMISGYSQEGIYGLEAISMFLQMFRGGMELDRISFTSAVSACGYEKNLELARQIHGLSIKTRHEKHVAVSNVLISTYFKCQVIEDARLVFQNMNERNVVSWTTMISIDEAEAVSFFNEMRLDGVYPNDVTFVGLIHAITIGELVVQGNMVHGFCTKTGFSSKSNVCNSIITMYAKFKSMQDSVKVFQELKYQDIIAWNALISGFVHNGLCQEAIRAFFSGLIESKPNQYSFGSILNAIGAAEDVSLKYGQRCHSQIIKLGLNPDPIVSSALLDMYAKRGSICESQKVFVETPQQSQFAWTTIISAYARHGDYESVMNWFEEMRRLEVRPDSITFLSILTACGRRGMVDMGCHLFGSMVKDYQIEPSAEHYSCLVDMLGRAGRLEEAERLMSHIPGGPGLSVLQSLLGACRVHGNVDMGERVADALMEMEPTESGSYVLMSNLYAEIGKWEMVAKVRKRMRVKGVKKEVGFSWVDVGGIDSSLSLHGFSSGDTSHPQSEAICRMAECLGFEMKFLREEEIECQKHSLMCDGDLVTPQ; this is encoded by the coding sequence ATGTCAATGTCTAAAGTCGGTGAATCGGTTCTGTTTGTAATGATTTTCCGCCAACAATTTTCCAAAACCCTCCCTGGAATAAGAGCGAAACCTTGCATAAAACGAAGTTTTAGCACTAACAAAACTGGCGAGAGCAGCCATGCACACAACTTGCTTGACAAAACTCCTCACCGAAATCTCTCATTTCAAATCATCAAGGAGCACCTTCTGTCGGGTTTTATCAACAATATCGATGAATTTACTGTCGCTAACGCCCTCAAAGCTTGCCGTGGATACCCACCACTCGGATCCCAAATCCACGGGTTTTCCATTATACATGAGTTCGTTAACGTCACTATAGTCTCTAATTCGCTAATGAATATGTACTGCAAATCTGGACAGTTTTGCAAAGCTTTATGTATCTTTGAGGATTTGACTCATCCTGACATTGTTTCTTGGAACACGGTGCTTTCGGGCTGCCAAACAAGTGAAGATGCGTTTAGTTTTGCTTGTAAGATGAATTCAAGTGGGGTTGTTTTCGATGCTGTTACTTATACTACAgtcctttctttttgttggaGGCATGTGGAAGCCTACTTTCTCATTGGGCTGCAGTTGCATTCTTGTATTGTAAAGTTTGGGTTTGATTGTGAAGTTTTCGTTGGGAATGCGCTCATAAGTATGTATTCGAGATGGGGACATTTAGTGGAGGCTAGAAGAGTGTTCGAGGAAATGAAAACTAGGGATCTGGTTTCTTGGAATGCAATGATTTCAGGGTATAGCCAGGAAGGTATTTATGGCCTTGAAGCGATTTCCATGTTCCTTCAAATGTTTCGGGGAGGCATGGAGCTTGATCGAATCTCATTTACTAGTGCAGTTTCAGCTTGTGGATATGAAAAGAACTTGGAGCTTGCCAGACAGATACATGGTTTGAGTATAAAAACAAGACATGAGAAGCATGTTGCCGTGTCTAATGTTCTGATCTCAACATATTTTAAATGCCAAGTTATTGAAGATGCTAGATTAGTCTTCCAAAATATGAACGAACGCAATGTAGTTTCATGGACTACGATGATATCTATTGATGAAGCAGAAGCTGTGTCTTTCTTTAATGAGATGAGATTAGACGGGGTTTATCCCAATGATGTTACATTTGTTGGCTTAATCCATGCTATAACAATTGGGGAGCTTGTTGTGCAAGGAAACATGGTTCATGGGTTTTGTACAAAGACCGGtttctcatcaaaatcaaatgtttgTAATAGCATCATCACCATGTATGCTAAGTTCAAGTCCATGCAAGACTCAGTTAAGGTGTTTCAAGAGCTTAAGTACCAGGATATCATAGCATGGAATGCATTAATTTCTGGGTTTGTACACAATGGGTTGTGTCAAGAAGCTATCCGGGCATTCTTCTCAGGACTTATAGAATCCAAGCCAAACCAATACTCATTTGGTAGCATCTTGAATGCAATTGGTGCTGCCGAGGATGTATCCCTAAAATACGGTCAAAGGTGCCACTCTCAGATAATAAAACTTGGACTCAACCCTGACCCCATTGTTTCTAGTGCCCTTCTCGATATGTATGCAAAGCGTGGGAGCATTTGTGAGTCTCAAAAAGTTTTTGTGGAGACGCCTCAGCAAAGTCAATTTGCCTGGACAACAATCATCTCTGCCTATGCAAGGCATGGGGACTATGAATCAGTCATGAATTGGTTTGAGGAGATGAGGAGGCTTGAGGTGAGACCTGACTCAATCACCTTTCTTTCTATATTAACAGCCTGTGGAAGAAGGGGAATGGTTGATATGGGCTGTCACCTCTTCGGCTCAATGGTTAAAGACTATCAGATAGAACCATCAGCGGAGCATTATTCTTGTTTGGTGGATATGCTGGGTCGTGCAGGGCGACTAGAGGAGGCAGAGAGATTGATGAGTCATATTCCAGGGGGTCCCGGATTGTCTGTGTTGCAAAGCTTGCTAGGAGCATGTAGGGTACACGGGAATGTGGACATGGGAGAGAGGGTAGCTGATGCTTTGATGGAGATGGAGCCAACAGAGTCAGGCTCCTATGTGTTGATGTCCAACTTGTATGCTGAGATTGGAAAATGGGAAATGGTGGCAAAAGTAAGAAAAAGGATGAGAGTCAAGGGAGTGAAGAAGGAAGTAGGATTTAGCTGGGTAGATGTTGGTGGCATTGACAGTTCCTTGTCTTTACATGGGTTTTCATCAGGGGACACGTCCCATCCACAATCTGAGGCAATATGCAGGATGGCAGAATGCCTGGGATTCGAAATGAAATTTTTGAGAGAGGAAGAGATAGAGTGTCAGAAACACAGTCTCATGTGCGATGGAGATCTTGTAACCCCTCAATAA